The following proteins come from a genomic window of Terriglobia bacterium:
- a CDS encoding DUF4129 domain-containing protein: protein MRKIVHFILLFGALSGLVFANEPAKAPPRPMARQLTFAEFDQEIQRLGSAVANLKSDSKGIVPLHDSIPDKYIVIGNNTSFTINNTVLKKAIGEYQIAYPKRKADLLNAMQSAIAQMREGLVVYSQPSDHALERKRLAEVLARREFRRVSGPTKLQQIWAKVELWIERLLMKIFGKIPSPAHGSDIVTWILICIATVLLAVWLMRIGRNLEREQVTERVLFAPSEKHWSAWLADAKAAAAGGNWRDAIHLAYWAGISKLEDSGAWIPDRARTPREYLKIMTARDPNRPALSALTRKFEVVWYGNKPAAADDYHETLQQLEAIGCR from the coding sequence ATGCGCAAGATCGTCCATTTCATTCTGCTGTTCGGCGCCCTCTCCGGCCTCGTCTTTGCCAACGAACCGGCGAAAGCCCCGCCTCGGCCGATGGCGCGTCAGTTGACCTTTGCGGAGTTCGACCAGGAGATACAGCGCCTCGGCTCCGCTGTCGCGAATCTCAAGTCCGATTCCAAAGGTATTGTTCCCTTACACGACTCCATTCCCGACAAGTACATCGTTATAGGCAACAACACGTCGTTCACCATCAACAACACCGTCCTGAAAAAGGCGATTGGCGAATACCAAATCGCTTACCCGAAACGGAAAGCTGACCTGCTGAACGCAATGCAATCGGCCATCGCGCAAATGCGAGAAGGTCTCGTCGTCTACTCGCAACCTTCAGACCACGCACTTGAACGTAAGAGGCTCGCGGAGGTTCTGGCGCGGCGCGAGTTCCGGCGCGTCTCCGGCCCGACCAAATTGCAGCAGATCTGGGCGAAAGTGGAGCTATGGATTGAACGTCTGCTGATGAAGATCTTCGGCAAGATCCCAAGCCCGGCTCACGGCAGCGACATCGTGACGTGGATCCTGATCTGCATTGCCACGGTGCTGCTGGCTGTATGGCTGATGCGGATCGGCCGCAACCTCGAGCGCGAGCAGGTAACCGAGCGCGTCCTCTTTGCGCCATCCGAAAAACATTGGAGCGCCTGGCTCGCCGACGCGAAGGCGGCTGCGGCAGGTGGGAACTGGCGCGACGCTATTCACCTCGCCTACTGGGCTGGGATCTCCAAGCTCGAAGATTCAGGTGCCTGGATACCGGACCGCGCCCGAACTCCACGCGAGTACCTGAAGATCATGACCGCCCGCGACCCGAATCGTCCTGCACTGTCCGCACTCACACGTAAATTTGAGGTGGTCTGGTACGGCAATAAACCCGCTGCAGCCGACGACTATCACGAAACATTGCAGCAACTCGAGGCGATCGGATGCCGCTGA
- a CDS encoding DUF4350 domain-containing protein, which translates to MPLTLRPEEKKAAIAFAVIIGVIIALVLVTSPNADKDPVFPSSTSAHSHGAKATYLMLQESGYAIERWYEPPDQLPAKPKGTLLILAQPTLYPDRAEKQAIDRYVRLGGRVLAVGWLAGSLLPINDAEMLTVAHVEQSDIEPSLPSRITRGGPFKSSWESKWNVTSPDQMVHYATADGPVVISYHLGAGEVVWWASSVPLTNAGINETGNLDLLLNSIGDRNTRIYWDEYFHSSRQSLWSRVADTPLKWLFAQLALVLGAALITYSRRSGPMRPLQEPSRLSSLEFIETLGGLYKRSRAPRLAVQVAWDRFRQVMMHKLGFRRDSSADMITSLCRERLKFSDTGFTETMQQCESAGYDQDMTDKKALHLIQKLTEYQTELLKIAGSKTERR; encoded by the coding sequence ATGCCGCTGACCCTTCGACCCGAGGAGAAAAAAGCCGCAATCGCTTTTGCGGTGATCATAGGTGTCATCATTGCCCTTGTCCTGGTGACCTCGCCGAATGCGGACAAGGACCCGGTCTTCCCCTCCTCCACATCAGCGCATTCGCACGGTGCCAAGGCTACCTACTTGATGTTGCAGGAAAGCGGATACGCCATCGAGCGCTGGTACGAGCCGCCCGATCAACTTCCCGCCAAACCCAAGGGCACTCTGCTCATCCTCGCGCAGCCAACGTTGTATCCCGACAGGGCGGAGAAACAGGCGATCGACAGATACGTTCGCCTCGGTGGACGAGTCCTGGCCGTTGGTTGGCTCGCAGGAAGCCTGCTTCCGATTAACGACGCCGAGATGCTGACAGTAGCGCATGTCGAGCAGTCCGACATTGAACCGTCGCTGCCCAGCCGTATCACTCGTGGAGGTCCTTTCAAGAGCAGTTGGGAATCGAAGTGGAATGTCACCTCGCCTGACCAGATGGTTCACTACGCGACCGCCGACGGTCCGGTCGTAATTTCCTACCATCTTGGCGCGGGCGAAGTCGTATGGTGGGCCAGTTCAGTGCCGCTTACCAACGCCGGCATCAACGAAACCGGCAATCTCGACCTTCTCCTGAACAGCATTGGTGACCGCAACACGCGCATCTACTGGGACGAGTACTTCCATTCTTCGCGGCAGTCTCTATGGTCGCGGGTCGCCGACACGCCGCTGAAATGGTTATTCGCGCAGTTGGCGCTGGTCCTGGGCGCCGCGTTGATCACCTATTCCCGCCGCAGCGGCCCAATGCGGCCCCTGCAGGAGCCATCGCGACTGTCCTCGCTGGAGTTCATCGAGACTCTCGGCGGTTTGTACAAGCGCTCGCGCGCGCCGAGGTTGGCAGTGCAGGTAGCATGGGACCGTTTCCGCCAGGTCATGATGCACAAGCTCGGCTTCCGACGCGACTCGTCTGCCGACATGATTACGAGCCTGTGCCGCGAACGGTTGAAATTCAGCGATACTGGTTTCACCGAAACAATGCAGCAATGCGAGTCCGCCGGTTACGACCAGGACATGACGGACAAGAAGGCATTGCATTTGATACAGAAGCTTACCGAGTATCAGACTGAACTACTTAAAATCGCGGGATCGAAAACGGAGAGACGCTGA
- a CDS encoding TonB-dependent receptor, with product MRRDCAPLALLVLIASLTVTFFAQTPDTVTVRGRVLDPAGARIPGVTITLTNNATAAGRNATSNASGFFTFSGLPVGTYTLTTQKEGFAETTQQLKLAGGRTAELELQLNVNAAKTHLVVTGTVGQIRTDEPQLGDLIELKQIEQMPLLNNRITYLPLLNAANRPALNQGDAFMNQNLFTTNGSGRRQTAWVVDGATGNDMWGRQTTFTNIPQVAVQEMTVLENAFSAEYGATMGGVVNITTRQGGNQFHGDLLTAWRPNGTSAKLSGFTAASATNGNQVVTDSLGLLSGSLSGPIPGSEGRTHFFLAGEYSRQNRGSPVTSPIAPQVFAGHYAGWMTFLRLDHQLDERNQLFLRANTDSFHDTNPNGAVGGNNLPTVDRIFRRRTYSVEAGETAELTSSLLNSARAQFQLASPITQFDPLVYGTQFVVPVSTGGTFTTGTSQSALLLNRQYEFTDTVSSSWRRHQLKFGVEVIHAHNGGDSKEYGGPIFLGQFQYNTCTQPLTVCESAAYLNDITNVRSYTQSYGNANYTVGDTLWALFVQDDVRVKTNLTINLGLRYERQTFTDSTKNIAPRVGFSYDPFDGGKTVIRGGFGIYYAQVVDNSAANYTLSGPTGVFNYTAQPGQIGFPTSIADAPLPQFPSGAIQPVRSLYIRPGRSAYYNQFFDTSLLKGYPEALLSPYSEQWSFGIERQLAPDWVLSVDYVGSHSLHIVRPLDLDAPTPFVRTEPGQVRSAQAANCTRPLWVAFYADAGRTCDPTAPNPPQPAYGVILSDVNNGFGTYNALNVNLSHHFAKRFTMLASYVYSHAINNVDPDIPNQNPNDPNFTGQREKGNAIFDQRHRFVLSGIYNAPWGVSFGGIATAASALPFNIVTGTTNSGDPGATTDRPVINGVVVGRNTGRGRPIYDFSPFVEKDFRVTESLHVRARAESLNIFNHANFVGYSGTYGNGPTPGNGFGQPLSGITNQLPARSFQFSLRLSY from the coding sequence ATGCGTCGTGATTGTGCCCCGCTTGCCCTATTGGTTTTGATCGCTAGCCTGACAGTAACTTTCTTCGCCCAGACTCCCGATACGGTTACTGTGCGCGGACGAGTGTTGGATCCAGCGGGAGCGCGGATTCCTGGCGTTACGATCACACTCACCAACAACGCGACTGCGGCTGGGCGCAACGCCACAAGTAATGCGTCAGGATTTTTCACTTTTTCCGGACTGCCGGTGGGAACGTATACCCTGACAACGCAGAAGGAGGGTTTCGCGGAAACGACCCAGCAACTGAAGCTCGCGGGGGGAAGAACCGCAGAACTCGAGTTGCAGTTGAATGTGAACGCCGCAAAAACACACCTCGTCGTAACGGGAACAGTGGGACAGATTCGAACCGATGAGCCCCAATTGGGAGATCTTATTGAGTTGAAGCAGATCGAGCAGATGCCGCTGCTGAACAACCGGATAACGTATCTGCCGCTGCTGAATGCGGCTAACCGACCGGCTCTCAACCAGGGCGACGCGTTCATGAACCAGAACCTGTTCACGACGAACGGTTCGGGGCGGCGGCAGACGGCCTGGGTGGTGGACGGCGCGACCGGCAATGACATGTGGGGGCGCCAGACAACGTTTACAAACATTCCGCAGGTTGCGGTGCAGGAAATGACCGTCCTCGAGAATGCTTTTTCCGCAGAGTATGGCGCCACGATGGGCGGAGTCGTGAATATCACGACCAGGCAGGGAGGAAATCAGTTTCACGGCGATCTGCTTACGGCATGGCGGCCGAACGGTACGTCGGCGAAGTTGTCGGGGTTTACCGCCGCGAGTGCCACGAATGGCAACCAGGTCGTCACCGATTCTCTTGGACTGCTGTCGGGTTCTCTCTCGGGACCGATACCCGGAAGCGAGGGGCGCACTCATTTTTTCCTGGCCGGCGAATACAGCCGTCAGAACCGTGGATCACCGGTGACTTCGCCGATCGCACCTCAAGTATTCGCAGGACACTACGCAGGGTGGATGACATTTCTGAGGCTCGACCATCAATTAGACGAGAGAAACCAGTTGTTCCTGCGGGCCAACACCGACAGCTTTCACGATACGAATCCGAACGGAGCGGTGGGCGGTAATAACCTGCCGACGGTAGATCGCATCTTCCGGCGGAGAACGTATTCAGTGGAAGCGGGCGAAACAGCAGAGTTGACCTCGTCGCTGCTGAATTCCGCGCGCGCGCAGTTTCAGTTGGCTTCGCCGATTACGCAGTTCGATCCGCTGGTTTATGGAACGCAGTTCGTGGTACCGGTCTCGACGGGTGGGACTTTCACGACGGGCACGTCGCAATCGGCGCTGCTGTTGAACCGGCAATACGAGTTCACCGACACGGTTTCGAGTTCGTGGCGACGGCACCAGTTGAAGTTCGGCGTGGAGGTGATTCACGCGCACAACGGCGGCGACAGCAAAGAGTATGGCGGGCCCATCTTCCTCGGGCAATTTCAGTACAACACGTGCACTCAGCCATTGACGGTCTGCGAGAGCGCGGCATATCTCAACGACATTACGAATGTCCGAAGCTATACGCAGAGCTACGGAAACGCCAATTACACGGTCGGCGATACGCTGTGGGCGCTATTCGTGCAGGATGACGTGCGGGTGAAGACCAACCTCACGATCAATCTTGGGCTGAGATACGAGCGGCAGACCTTCACGGATTCGACTAAGAATATCGCGCCGCGCGTCGGCTTCTCCTACGATCCGTTCGACGGCGGCAAGACCGTGATTCGCGGCGGGTTCGGGATCTACTATGCCCAGGTAGTGGACAATTCCGCGGCGAATTACACGCTCTCCGGCCCGACCGGCGTCTTCAACTACACGGCGCAACCGGGACAGATAGGATTCCCAACCAGTATTGCCGACGCTCCGCTGCCACAATTCCCGTCGGGCGCGATTCAGCCCGTGCGCAGCTTATATATTCGCCCGGGACGCAGCGCTTACTACAATCAGTTCTTCGATACCTCGCTCCTGAAGGGCTATCCGGAGGCGCTGCTGAGTCCATATTCGGAGCAGTGGAGCTTTGGAATCGAGCGGCAGTTGGCGCCGGATTGGGTGCTCAGTGTCGATTACGTTGGTTCGCACTCGCTCCATATAGTGCGTCCACTCGACCTTGATGCGCCGACACCGTTCGTGCGCACGGAACCAGGCCAGGTCCGAAGCGCGCAGGCGGCGAATTGCACGCGGCCGCTGTGGGTGGCGTTCTACGCAGATGCCGGGCGGACGTGCGATCCGACGGCGCCGAATCCGCCGCAGCCGGCTTACGGCGTCATTCTGAGCGATGTCAATAACGGATTCGGGACGTATAACGCGCTGAACGTGAACCTCAGCCATCATTTTGCGAAGCGCTTTACGATGCTGGCCAGCTACGTCTACTCCCACGCGATCAATAACGTCGATCCCGACATTCCTAACCAGAACCCCAACGATCCAAATTTCACGGGACAGAGGGAAAAAGGCAATGCGATCTTCGATCAGCGGCACCGGTTCGTTCTGAGCGGAATCTATAACGCGCCGTGGGGTGTCAGTTTTGGCGGAATCGCCACGGCGGCTTCGGCACTGCCGTTCAACATCGTCACGGGCACAACTAACAGCGGAGATCCGGGCGCGACGACGGACCGACCGGTGATCAACGGCGTAGTTGTAGGGCGCAATACCGGGCGCGGACGGCCGATCTACGACTTCTCCCCATTCGTTGAAAAAGATTTCCGAGTGACGGAATCGTTGCACGTGCGCGCGCGAGCGGAGTCCCTCAACATCTTCAATCACGCAAACTTCGTCGGCTATAGCGGAACCTATGGGAATGGGCCGACGCCAGGCAACGGATTTGGCCAGCCGCTATCGGGCATAACGAACCAGTTGCCGGCGCGTTCGTTCCAATTCTCGTTGCGACTCTCGTACTGA
- a CDS encoding MbcA/ParS/Xre antitoxin family protein produces MRVATDWLNSPNTVLKDLKPIELLETLGIQQVETILRRIGCGVYS; encoded by the coding sequence TTGAGAGTAGCAACCGACTGGTTGAATTCGCCGAACACGGTCCTTAAGGACCTGAAGCCAATCGAGTTGTTGGAGACCTTGGGCATCCAGCAGGTTGAGACCATACTTCGCCGCATTGGCTGCGGGGTTTACAGCTAG
- a CDS encoding DUF58 domain-containing protein — protein MTHHLLPDPISASSRTGRKLAFGFGNRFLLLFLLGFAWIVPAFWNRHFLYGMWAWDFVLIAAWLVDFSRLPRPTDLHVERSWVGVPAIECTSEVSISVSNQSRGTIHCEIEDDLPPAFRVPVPGMKLTVAPRRRATATYTATAMQRGDFKTGSTYLRAQTGLHFAERWYVADLVQELRIYPNIEAAKKNTIFLSRSRQIELEKRRLKQRGLGREFESLRDYQDGDEFRDISWTASARRGKLITRVYNVERSQPVWIVMDTGRLMRAQVGDLNKLDFAAEAALNLAQLALYSGDRVGLLGYGRQIKHRVPLGRGLPHLRAIVEELAVAKAEVPEADHLRAAGMLLSMQKRRSLVVWITDLAETAMTPEVIEGASLMLKRNLVLFMVIGDPALAKKGAARPKDSEQMYEMVAAQEMLQRRELLISRLRDQGALAMEVTPGQLSVALMNQYLMIKERSLI, from the coding sequence ATGACGCATCACCTTCTTCCCGATCCGATCAGCGCCTCCTCACGTACCGGGCGCAAGCTTGCCTTCGGATTTGGAAACAGGTTCCTGCTGCTTTTTCTCCTCGGCTTTGCGTGGATCGTGCCCGCCTTCTGGAATCGCCACTTTCTCTATGGAATGTGGGCGTGGGATTTCGTGCTGATCGCTGCCTGGCTGGTAGATTTTTCACGCCTGCCGCGTCCAACCGATCTTCATGTCGAGCGTTCGTGGGTCGGAGTGCCCGCGATCGAATGCACATCCGAAGTGTCGATCTCAGTCTCCAATCAGTCCCGCGGCACGATTCACTGCGAGATTGAAGACGATCTTCCGCCGGCATTTCGAGTTCCAGTGCCGGGAATGAAACTGACCGTCGCTCCGCGCCGCCGCGCCACCGCGACTTACACCGCCACCGCAATGCAACGCGGCGATTTCAAAACCGGCTCCACCTACTTACGCGCGCAAACCGGCCTGCACTTTGCCGAGCGCTGGTATGTCGCCGATCTCGTCCAGGAACTGCGAATCTACCCCAACATCGAGGCCGCGAAGAAGAACACGATCTTCCTCTCGCGAAGCCGCCAGATCGAACTGGAGAAGAGGAGGTTGAAGCAGCGTGGCCTGGGTCGCGAATTCGAGAGCCTCCGCGACTACCAGGACGGCGATGAATTTCGCGATATCTCCTGGACCGCATCCGCCCGCCGGGGAAAGCTCATCACCCGCGTCTACAACGTCGAGCGCAGCCAACCCGTGTGGATCGTCATGGATACCGGCCGCCTCATGCGCGCCCAGGTCGGCGACCTCAATAAACTCGACTTCGCCGCCGAAGCCGCACTGAACCTCGCCCAACTCGCGCTTTATTCAGGCGACCGCGTCGGTCTCCTCGGTTATGGCCGCCAGATCAAGCATCGCGTGCCACTGGGACGTGGCCTGCCTCACTTGCGCGCCATCGTCGAAGAACTCGCAGTCGCCAAGGCAGAAGTTCCCGAAGCCGATCACCTCCGCGCCGCCGGAATGCTCTTATCCATGCAGAAGCGCCGCAGCCTGGTCGTCTGGATCACGGATCTCGCCGAAACCGCCATGACGCCGGAGGTCATCGAGGGCGCGTCACTGATGCTGAAGCGCAACCTCGTGCTCTTCATGGTGATCGGCGACCCCGCGCTTGCCAAAAAAGGTGCCGCACGACCCAAGGACTCCGAGCAGATGTACGAAATGGTAGCGGCGCAGGAGATGCTTCAGAGAAGGGAACTGCTGATTTCCCGCCTGCGCGACCAGGGTGCCCTCGCCATGGAAGTTACTCCGGGCCAGCTTTCCGTGGCGCTGATGAACCAGTACCTCATGATCAAGGAGCGCAGCCTGATCTAG
- a CDS encoding stage II sporulation protein M: MISTHWLEKRKPYWSRLEELLDDSRKNGVAGLNRSELQELALLYRQTAADLSALREDPYSQNFARYVNQLLARAHNIIYTGRKSSAIEIYHFYRYTYPQVFRRMSTYTVAAFALFLGSALIGAILTVTHPDFMRQMLGPRMVQTIERREMWTQSVVAMKPIASSAIMTNNLSVAFATFASGITGGVVTAYLIIFNGLLMGVIGAACWMGGMSLKLWSFVAPHGALELPAIFIAGGAAFRIAEGLLFPNNLSRRDSLVVAGGEAVRLVLGTIPMLFVAGLLEGFFSPSNAPVAMKFAVSALMFAALLAYLSLPPKPKQPEN; this comes from the coding sequence ATGATCTCCACGCACTGGCTGGAAAAACGCAAACCGTACTGGAGCCGGCTCGAAGAACTGCTCGACGACAGCAGAAAGAACGGCGTCGCGGGGCTGAACCGCTCAGAACTCCAGGAGCTTGCGCTCCTATATCGCCAAACGGCGGCGGATCTCTCTGCCCTTCGCGAAGACCCGTACAGCCAGAACTTCGCCCGGTACGTAAACCAGTTGCTTGCGCGGGCTCACAATATCATTTACACGGGCCGAAAATCGAGTGCTATCGAGATCTACCACTTCTATCGGTACACGTACCCGCAGGTGTTTCGCCGGATGTCGACATACACGGTGGCGGCGTTCGCCCTTTTCCTGGGAAGCGCCCTGATTGGCGCAATCCTCACAGTCACGCATCCGGATTTCATGCGCCAGATGCTTGGGCCGCGAATGGTCCAGACGATCGAGCGGCGCGAGATGTGGACCCAGTCTGTGGTCGCAATGAAGCCCATCGCATCGAGCGCCATCATGACCAATAATTTGAGCGTCGCGTTCGCTACCTTCGCGTCCGGAATCACGGGCGGAGTGGTTACCGCGTACCTGATCATATTTAATGGCCTGCTGATGGGCGTGATTGGGGCGGCGTGCTGGATGGGCGGGATGAGCCTGAAGTTGTGGAGCTTCGTCGCGCCGCACGGAGCTTTAGAGCTACCGGCTATCTTCATCGCCGGGGGAGCGGCATTTCGAATCGCGGAAGGACTACTGTTCCCGAACAATCTTTCGCGGCGAGATTCGCTGGTCGTGGCCGGGGGAGAAGCGGTGCGGTTGGTGCTGGGAACCATTCCTATGCTGTTCGTCGCAGGCTTGCTGGAAGGATTCTTCTCGCCATCGAATGCGCCTGTAGCGATGAAGTTCGCGGTCTCGGCACTGATGTTTGCGGCTTTGCTGGCATATCTTTCGCTGCCGCCGAAGCCGAAGCAGCCCGAAAACTAG
- a CDS encoding RDD family protein — protein MDPIEKLTIDTPEQVDLEYPLAGLGSRFLGVLYDSLVQLIIFLVLSLISAFALPGGLWNAPSKWLAAILILVAFCIYWGYFAAFEALWNGQTLGKRQAGIRVIKDSGRPITPFEAIARNLVRAVDVIPGFYAVGAITMALNKRNRRLGDFVAGTVVVHDRKADENQVIWSVPKDYGSTWDISTITDSDLQVIEAFLERRLDIPLDVRHATAQRLADVYAGRLKLAPEARGNNEDLLEAIAIQFRNSRRFRQLK, from the coding sequence TTGGACCCGATTGAGAAGCTTACTATTGATACCCCAGAACAGGTGGATTTGGAATACCCACTCGCAGGCCTTGGCAGCCGTTTCCTGGGCGTGCTCTACGATTCCCTGGTTCAACTCATAATTTTTCTGGTGCTGTCGCTGATCTCCGCGTTCGCGCTGCCCGGCGGTCTCTGGAATGCCCCATCGAAATGGCTTGCGGCGATATTGATCCTGGTTGCCTTCTGCATCTACTGGGGCTACTTCGCGGCCTTTGAAGCCCTCTGGAACGGCCAAACCCTCGGCAAGCGCCAGGCCGGAATCCGCGTCATCAAAGACAGTGGCCGTCCCATTACGCCGTTCGAGGCGATCGCCCGAAACCTTGTTCGCGCCGTAGACGTCATACCTGGCTTCTACGCAGTCGGTGCAATCACCATGGCCTTGAACAAGCGCAACCGCCGTCTCGGCGACTTCGTCGCGGGAACAGTCGTTGTCCACGACCGCAAGGCCGATGAAAACCAGGTCATCTGGAGCGTTCCAAAGGATTACGGGTCCACCTGGGACATCTCGACCATAACCGATAGCGATCTCCAGGTGATCGAAGCTTTCCTGGAAAGACGCCTCGATATCCCGCTCGATGTTCGTCACGCGACAGCACAGCGTCTCGCCGATGTTTATGCCGGGCGCCTGAAACTCGCGCCGGAAGCCAGGGGCAACAACGAAGATCTTCTCGAGGCCATCGCAATCCAGTTCCGCAATTCGCGACGCTTCCGCCAACTGAAGTAG
- a CDS encoding MoxR family ATPase, with translation MEQSQGEATAYTKALPKVVEQVRKEVGKGVVGQQDFVDKVLLAILCRGHALIEGVPGVAKTLVVKLLARMLQVDFQRVQCTSDLMPADVIGGNVFNAANATFSLRKGPIFTDLLLVDEINRMPPRTQAALLESMEELQVTIDGARYALTEFFTVLATQNPVEFEGTYPLPEAQLDRFLLKIKVDYPGAEDEVAILEHHQNGFDARDLQQLSLEMLDTDLLRRARQEVRNVRVEPALFKYVSDVIRRTREWPTVSLGASPRAGVSLLVVSKALAGMEGRDYMIPDDVKEAALPCLRHRILLKPEAELEGIGADNVISDVLAAVEVPK, from the coding sequence ATGGAACAGAGTCAAGGAGAAGCAACAGCGTACACAAAAGCTCTGCCGAAAGTAGTAGAGCAGGTGCGCAAAGAAGTCGGCAAAGGCGTTGTCGGACAGCAGGACTTCGTGGACAAGGTTCTCCTTGCCATCCTCTGCCGCGGACACGCGCTCATCGAGGGCGTACCCGGAGTCGCAAAGACCCTCGTCGTCAAACTGCTGGCGCGAATGCTGCAGGTCGATTTTCAGCGCGTGCAATGTACGTCAGACTTGATGCCCGCCGATGTTATCGGCGGCAATGTCTTCAATGCCGCGAATGCGACATTTTCGTTGCGCAAGGGCCCGATCTTCACCGACCTGCTGCTCGTAGACGAAATCAACCGCATGCCTCCGCGCACGCAGGCGGCCCTGCTCGAGTCAATGGAAGAGTTGCAGGTCACGATCGACGGCGCCCGCTACGCGTTGACGGAATTCTTCACCGTCCTGGCCACACAGAACCCGGTCGAGTTCGAAGGCACCTACCCGCTCCCTGAGGCCCAGTTGGACCGCTTCCTCCTGAAAATCAAGGTCGACTATCCTGGCGCCGAAGACGAGGTCGCCATCCTCGAACATCATCAGAACGGATTCGACGCCCGAGACCTCCAGCAACTCTCGCTGGAGATGCTCGATACCGACCTGCTGCGCCGGGCGCGCCAGGAAGTACGCAACGTTCGCGTGGAACCGGCTCTGTTCAAGTATGTCAGCGACGTCATCCGCCGCACTCGCGAGTGGCCGACGGTCTCGCTTGGTGCCAGTCCTCGCGCCGGCGTCAGCCTTCTCGTGGTCTCGAAGGCCCTGGCCGGCATGGAGGGCCGCGACTACATGATTCCGGATGACGTGAAGGAAGCGGCGCTGCCATGCCTCCGCCACCGCATTCTCTTGAAACCCGAAGCGGAACTGGAGGGCATCGGCGCCGATAACGTTATCTCCGACGTGCTCGCTGCGGTCGAGGTCCCGAAATGA
- the nhaA gene encoding Na+/H+ antiporter NhaA has translation MTKRVLLPAQRYFLTEITSGLLLLLAAVTALIWANSPAADSYGRFWTTQVSIHFGTFSLEHTLREWINDAFMVVFFFVVGLEIKREFLHGELSGWKRAALPIICAFGGMIVPALLYLLFNSGTQTLHGWGIPMATDIAFSLGIVSLAGNRLPTSARIFLLALATVDDLGAILVIAVFYSDHLSLIPLIWFAFAIAMILVMRRLGVRSTASYVPLGVLCWFAVLNSGVHATVAGVVLGLLTPTEPIHDKRSFSALAGGLVNGIQNSVDGADNDSAEAMLGRLGQLVTETEAPSDYLVRMLHPWTAYVILPFFALANAGLTFNFAVLRNALFSPVTIGVFVGLFVGKSLGIAGFAYIATRLRVATLMPHLTWIQVVGLAMLGGVGFTISLFISDLAFSEQSIIDMAKIGVFAASLLSGVLGFLLLRFRKPAVS, from the coding sequence TTGACGAAGAGAGTTCTTCTGCCCGCGCAACGGTACTTCCTTACGGAAATCACCAGTGGGCTATTGCTGTTGCTCGCCGCTGTAACGGCACTAATCTGGGCCAACTCTCCGGCTGCCGATTCGTACGGGCGATTCTGGACGACGCAGGTATCTATTCACTTTGGAACATTCTCTCTCGAGCACACGTTGCGTGAATGGATTAATGACGCCTTCATGGTCGTCTTTTTCTTTGTAGTGGGACTCGAGATCAAGCGTGAGTTCCTGCACGGCGAATTGTCTGGATGGAAGCGCGCAGCACTGCCCATCATCTGTGCGTTCGGCGGAATGATCGTTCCTGCGCTTTTGTACCTGTTGTTTAACAGTGGTACACAAACCCTCCATGGGTGGGGAATACCCATGGCCACCGACATTGCTTTTTCGCTCGGCATTGTGTCTCTTGCTGGAAACCGGCTGCCCACATCTGCGCGTATCTTCCTGCTCGCCCTCGCTACGGTGGATGATCTCGGTGCAATTCTAGTGATTGCAGTCTTCTACTCAGATCATCTCAGCCTCATTCCGTTGATATGGTTCGCCTTTGCAATTGCGATGATCCTGGTAATGCGACGTCTTGGAGTGCGCTCAACCGCATCGTACGTTCCGCTTGGAGTGCTGTGCTGGTTCGCGGTGTTGAATTCAGGCGTGCACGCGACCGTTGCGGGTGTGGTGCTCGGCCTGCTCACACCAACAGAGCCTATCCATGATAAGCGTTCCTTCAGCGCCTTGGCGGGTGGACTCGTCAATGGTATTCAGAATTCGGTCGACGGAGCGGACAATGACTCCGCGGAAGCCATGCTCGGAAGACTCGGACAACTTGTGACAGAGACTGAGGCACCCTCGGACTACCTGGTGAGAATGCTGCATCCGTGGACTGCTTACGTCATTCTGCCGTTCTTCGCCCTGGCGAATGCTGGCCTCACCTTTAATTTCGCCGTCCTCAGGAACGCACTGTTCAGCCCGGTGACCATTGGCGTTTTCGTGGGGTTGTTTGTGGGGAAATCCCTGGGAATAGCCGGTTTCGCTTACATCGCAACTCGGTTGCGAGTCGCGACCCTCATGCCGCACCTCACGTGGATTCAGGTCGTCGGCCTGGCAATGCTCGGTGGTGTTGGCTTCACAATCTCTCTTTTCATTTCCGACTTGGCGTTCTCGGAACAGTCGATTATAGATATGGCGAAAATCGGAGTTTTCGCTGCGTCGCTTCTATCGGGTGTTCTGGGATTCCTTCTGCTTAGATTCAGGAAACCAGCGGTTTCTTGA